AAATACCAGGGGTACCAGCATCGGAGATTAAGCAGATGGTTTTGCTGTTTTTTAAGTCCTGGATAACTTGTTCTTCTTTATAAGCTTCATTAAATTTATGAAAGCTAATTAAAGGCTTATGAATCTCATAATGTTTAAGTAGGATCAGGCTATGACGTGTGTCTTCACATAAAATATAATCGCAGGCTTGCAGAGTTTCAATTGCTCTTAAGGTAATATCTTTTAAGTGACCGATCGGTGTTGCAACTAGGTATAGCAAATTAAATACCTCGAAGAGAGAGGGTAAAGAGCTTTTAAGAATGAGTTAATGTTAAGAGAGAGCTGGAAAGCCTAATAAATTAAGGTGGCACCCAGATTCGAACTGGGGATCGAAGCTTTGCAGGCTTCTGCCTTACCACTTGGCCATGCCACCTTAGTTAAGCAAGAGAACCTTATATCCTATCACCTTTTATACCGTCAATATAAAAATGTTGGACTGGTTTTAAAGACTTAAGCTTAAATTTTTTTATTTATAAAAATATATTTTTAAATAATATTAACTTTTATTTTTTATTATATTGAAGTTTATAAGATGGTTAACTATAATGTTTACCATAAATATAGATTTATTGCTAATATGGAGATAAAATGAACATTTCCCCTAACGATTCTTACCTCAAGAGTCTTTCACCCCCTCGTGAGCCTAAGCAACCCCCACCTACGCCAAGTAGAAATAGCGCTTGTAGAGGAAAACATCCTAGAAACGAAGAAAAAGATTTGCTTTTACCTCCTTTTAAATTACCTAAATTAGAACAGGAGGATACTCCTTCACCCAAAACCAGGCTGGGGATAAAATTAGACTTCGGGGCTGCTTTAAATGAGCCCGAAAAGCTATCTTTCCCGCATTGTACAAAAAGAGCAAGGACCATCGAAGAGCTTAGCCATGATGAAAAGGATGTAGATAGCCTCAATTGTAAGCATCGCAAATTAGATTTTGATGAGATAGCTTTGCCTAAGAATAAGCCTGCGTTAAAAATCGCTTTCGGTACTTCTTCTTCCCTTCCACCTTTGCCCTTTGCTGGCACTAAACCTACGATGCTTTCAAAAAGCTCTGTTTTGGCTCGGAAACTTTTTTCCCTTCCTGGTGCAGGTAAAGCTGCTGAGAAGCCCCAGCGCTTGCAATTTTCGCTTCCTCCGCAAGAGGAAAAAAAACAAAATGCTTTAACTCAAAGTGCTGTTCTTCCTCTTTCCTATTATAAACAAGAATTAGTAAAACCTAGCCTGGAGCTATTGCCGGATGATAAAAAAGGTCTGCTTTATGAGGGTCCTGACTTAGAGGATAAATTAGGGAAAATATTGATTAAAAAAGGGGAGAGATTAATTTTAACTTATCTAGGCCATGGAGATTTTCATCATGTATGGAAAGTAGAAAATGTTGATCTGGTTATTAAAATATTAAGAGATGATACTTTAAGTGAAATGAAGAGAAAGCAATCGATTATTACCACTGAAAGGGCCTATAAAAAATTGCTAAAATTGACTCCCCAGATGAAAGGAATATCTGTGGCGCATATTTATAACATTGAGGATATTTGGGAGAGAGGCTACTACATTTATGAATATATTGCCGGTGAAACCGCTTTTAAAGATATAAAGGATGTGTTCTCTCAAATATTTGCTAACCCGGACTATTATATTGCGGACTTATCTCCTGGCAATGTCCGTACCAAAGAAGATCACAGTGTTATTATTGATCCTTATGATGAAGGAGAGATCCCTTTGCAGCATCAAGCCATTGATCTTGCGCGGGTGATTATCCAATGGATAAAGCATGAGATCAAGGTAGCTCCTTCCTTTGCTCCAAATATTGCCGAGTCTGAAACCAAAGAAGATCATCAGCAATTCTATGGTGAGCTAAATAAATTTTACAAAGAGATAGAAACCTATTTGAATGAGATGTCCGCTAAAGAGGATGGACTCTGGCAAGAGACTAAGAATAAAATACAAGATAAGTTAGAAGCGGGGATAAAAAAAGCAGACTTTAAAATTGAATCCATTTACCTATGAAAACAAAAGCTTTATAGGCTTTTTTCCTTTGAAAAGCTTTGAAAGCGTTGCCTACACGCCGCATTCAAAGCTTCTTTTTCTTTAGGCATGGGTCATTATTGTTTTAGAAAGCTGCCACCATTTTTTCCAGTCTTGACGAAGGCTTTTTTGTAAGGCTTTCATTTCCTTTTTAATCTCTTTTAATAAAGGAGTTTCGGTGCACTGCGCTTTTAACTCTCCATAACGGCTCTTAAGCTGAGAAAAATCTGTCATCTTTCTGACTATGTTACTAGACAATTCATTAATGATAGGCTCCCATTCTATCCTTTTACTTTCCCATGACTTCACTAATTTTTCTCGAAGCAAGTAGGCATGTTCTGTCACCATCCGCTTTTTGATGGTGTACTTATCTGTCTTACGTAAATGATAGGTTAAACCTAATTTGCTAAGTAACCAGATCAACCATTTCGTAGGATCAAACTGATACCAATAGATACCATTGCGATAATCGTTAGCGTAGGTATGGTGATAGTTATGGTATCCCTCTCCAAAAGTCAAAAAAGAAATGATATAATTGTTAACGGCCGAATGCTCCTGTGAAAAGGGTTGATCTCCCCAGGTATGAGCAAGAGAGTTAATGAACCAGGTGGAATGATAAAGACAAAATAATCTTGCTCCTACGGCAAAGGTTAAAGCCCCTGTATAATCATTTAAAAACCAGCCTAAACTGAAGAAAACTAATGAATTGGTTAAAATAAATAAAAGCGGGTAAAAGCGGTGTTGGAAAACAACTAAAGGATTGCTGATTAAATCAGAAACTACTTTAGGGTTGATGGGCTGAGGCTTCTCGATGATCCACAAGAAGTGAGCGTACCAGAAACCTTTTTGGATAGAATATGGATCCTGGTCAGTATCTACATATGCATGATGCAGACGATGATCATAAGACCAGCGTAGCGCACTTCCTTGGCCTGCCATGGAGCCAAAAAACAGTAAAAACCCTTCTAGAAAAAAATTTGTTTTATAAGAGCGATGAGAATAAAAGCGGTGATAGCCGCCTGTAATGCTTAAGCCTGTAGCATATAAAAGCCCCACGCTTGTCGCCACCATCGAAAAAGTAGGCTTATTATAATAAAAATAAAAAGGAAGCCAGATAATTAAAGCTGCCTGGAAAATGATAAGAAAAATGGTGGGAGACCAATTAACTCCCTTTTTTAAATTTATCATGGAAAACCATAGGTTATAAAGAATAGGTGTTTAAGAGGGGGAGTATAATGCGCTAAAGTATAAAAG
This Neochlamydia sp. AcF84 DNA region includes the following protein-coding sequences:
- a CDS encoding acyl-CoA desaturase, yielding MINLKKGVNWSPTIFLIIFQAALIIWLPFYFYYNKPTFSMVATSVGLLYATGLSITGGYHRFYSHRSYKTNFFLEGFLLFFGSMAGQGSALRWSYDHRLHHAYVDTDQDPYSIQKGFWYAHFLWIIEKPQPINPKVVSDLISNPLVVFQHRFYPLLFILTNSLVFFSLGWFLNDYTGALTFAVGARLFCLYHSTWFINSLAHTWGDQPFSQEHSAVNNYIISFLTFGEGYHNYHHTYANDYRNGIYWYQFDPTKWLIWLLSKLGLTYHLRKTDKYTIKKRMVTEHAYLLREKLVKSWESKRIEWEPIINELSSNIVRKMTDFSQLKSRYGELKAQCTETPLLKEIKKEMKALQKSLRQDWKKWWQLSKTIMTHA